Genomic segment of Candidatus Cloacimonadaceae bacterium:
TGGAACGCTGATCTGGGCGGCGTGGTGATTCACGATATCCGGTTGTTCAGCGGCAAAGACTTCTCCCAAAAAGGGATCGCAGATGTCGATCTGATAGAATTTGGCGCGGGGATTGAGGTTATGTTTGTATCCGGTGGCAAGGTTGTCCACGATCACAACTTCGTGCCCGGCATCCAGATAGGCGTCGGCAACGTGGGATGCGATAAATCCGGCAGCGCCGGTGATCAGTATCTTCATAGTCTATTCCTCGATGATCTCATATTCGCCCAGGATTTTCACGTGGGCAGGATTGATCTTCACCATCACTGCCTGCCGCAGGATGTTTACCTGCAGGCGCACTTCGTCCAGTTTCTGATGGTTTTCCACCACTCCGGTCATGCCTTTGAGCGGACCTTTGACGATCTCCACTTCCAATCCCTTGGATAGCCAGATGGTGTTGGTCATATCGACCTTTTTGTTGCGGCTATAATAGAGCCTTTGCAGTTCGTCCAAAAGCTCGCGCTGATCGGGCACTTTCACGAATCCGACGCAGTATCCTGAGATCGTAAGCGTATGTTTCTTAAAGATATCCAGCACGATGAAGAGATAACCTGGAAACATCGGTTTCATGAAGCTGACCTTTCTTTTTTGATAGACTCGTTTGCTTTCGATCTGGGGTAGATAATAATGGATGGAGTTTTTTCGTGCGTAGTCCGCCAGCCTTTTCTCGCAGCGGGGTTTGGTGTGAATGACGACCCAACGCTCTTCACCGCTGGGTAAAATTAGTTCGCCGAATATTTCGTCTATGATAACTGGAACATGAGTTGCCAAAACACCGGCTCCGCGGGCTTAATAGCGATAATTCTCAGGTTTATAGGGTCCTTCGACCGGCACGTTGATATACTGGGACTGACGTACCGTGAGACGCGTGAGTTCCACGCCCAGTTTGTCCAAATGCAGTCTGGCGACTTCTTCGTCCAAAATCTTGGGCAAGGTGTAGACCCCGATCTCGTGTTCATCCTGCCAGAGGGCGATCTGTGCCAGCACTTGATTGGTGAAGGAACAGCTCATCACAAAAGAAGGATGCCCGGTGGCGTTGCCAAGATTCACGAGCCTGCCTTCGGAAAGCAGAATGATCGCTTTGTCGTTGGGCAGCAGGATTTTATCCACCTGGGGCTTGATGTTTATCTTTTGTACTCCCAAAAGAGAGTATAGCTTGTGGACTTGGATCTCGTTGTCAAAGTGTCCGATGTTGCAGACGATGGCGTGATCCTTCATCTTCATTATATGATCGACCCTGATGACATCGCAGTTTCCGGTGGCGGTCACAAAGATATCAGCATATTCGACCACGTTGTCCAGTGCGTTCACTTCATAGCCTTCCATCGCCGCCTGCAAAGCGCAGATTGGATCGATCTCGCTGATGATCACTCTCGCGCCGAATCCTCTCATTGATTGGGCACAGCCTTTGCCGACGTCGCCATAGCCGCAGATCATCACGATCTTTCCGCTGACCATGATGTCCGTTCCGCGCTTGATGCCGTCTGCCAAAGATTCACGGCAGCCATAGAGGTTGTCAAATTTGGATTTGGTGACGGAATCGTTCACGTTGATCGCGGGAAAAAGCAGCGCTCCGGTTTCCAGCATCTGATGGAGACGATGCACTCCGGTGGTGGTTTCTTCGCTGACGCCACGGAGTTTCTTCACCATTTTATGCCATTTTTGGGGATAGTCCTTGATGCCTGAAATGAGAAGCTCTTGCACGATGCACATTTCCGGGTCGTCGGAATCGACCTCGGGCAGAATGCCGGTCTTGGCATATTCTTCTTCCAATCGATAGCCTTGATGCACCATCATAGTAGCGTCTCCCCCATCGTCAACGATGAGATCGGGCGCATTTGCGCCCTCCCAGGTAAGTGCATGGAGGGTGCACCACCAGTATTCTTCAAGAGTTTCGCCCTTCCAGGCAAAAACCGGGATCCCCGCTGCCGCGATTGCCGCGGCAGCGTGATCCTGGGTGGAAAAGATATTGCAGCTTGCCCAGCGAATCGAAGCGCCGAGTTCGATGAGGGTTTCGATCAACACAGCAGTCTGCACTGTCATGTGCAAACTTCCGGTGACTCGCGCTCCGGCAAGGGGTTTTTCCTTGCCGTATTTATTGCGTAGGGCGATGAGCCCCGGCATTTCGATTTCAGCCATTTCGATCTCTTTACGGCCAAAATCCGCCAAAGCAAGATCAGCAATCTTATAGTTCATTAATGTTCCTTAATTATCTGCGGAAACGGTCTCTGCCTCCGCCGGGTCTGCGGTCGCGATCATTATGATCATCTCTGCGTGGGGGACGAGGTCTGTCCTTCGGAGCGTTGGGATCGGGTTCGGGATTGCCTTCCACGCCTTTCATGGTAAGCGAAAGCTTGCCTTTTTCCATACCGAGGGATTTGACCTTGACGATGTCTCCGAGCTTGACCATGTCTTCAGGATGTTCAACGCGTGAAGTGTGCATCTGTGAAACGTGCACCATGCCTTCTTTGACGCCGCCGAGGATCTTGACAAAGATTCCGTAGGGTTCGATGCGGGTGACGGGGCCTTCATACAGTTCTCCCATAGCGGGATCGATGGCGATGCCCTGGATCATTTGCTTGGCTTTCGCGATGGAATCCTTGTTGGGAGAAAGGATGCGGACAGTGCCGTCGTCTTCGATGTTGATCTCTACCTGGCAGATTTCGATGATGGATTTGATCATCTTGCCCGATGGTCCGATCACTTCGCCGATCTTGTCTGTCGGAATCTTGAAGGCTTCGATGCGCGGCGCAGTCGGAGCCAGCTCTTCACGAGGCTCGGGAATGCACTGTTGCATGAAGTCCAAAATCTGTAAGCGTGCGGTTTTGGCTTTTTCCAGAGCGATACGCATGATGTCTTTGGTGATGCCTTCGATCTTGATATCCATCTGCATGGCGGTGATTCCATTACGGGTTCCGGCGCACTTGAAGTCCATGTCCCCGAGGTGATCTTCCAAGCCTTGGATATCAGTCAGGACGACGAATTTATCGCCTTCCATGATCAGACCGTTGGCGATTCCGGCAACTGGTGACTTAATCGGAACGCCGGCAGCCATCAAAGCGAGACAGCCGCTGCAAACCGATGCCATTGAAGAGGATCCGTTTGATTCAAGGGTGTCTGCGACGATCCTGAGCGTATAGGGAAATTCTTCTTTGTCTGGCAAAACGCAGAACAGCGCACGTTCAGCAAGGTTTCCATGTCCGAGTTCTCTTCTTCCTGGAGGCCCCATCCTGCCTGCTTCGCCAACGCTGAAGGGCGGAAAATTGTAGTGCAGAT
This window contains:
- a CDS encoding transcription termination/antitermination NusG family protein is translated as MATHVPVIIDEIFGELILPSGEERWVVIHTKPRCEKRLADYARKNSIHYYLPQIESKRVYQKRKVSFMKPMFPGYLFIVLDIFKKHTLTISGYCVGFVKVPDQRELLDELQRLYYSRNKKVDMTNTIWLSKGLEVEIVKGPLKGMTGVVENHQKLDEVRLQVNILRQAVMVKINPAHVKILGEYEIIEE
- the ahcY gene encoding adenosylhomocysteinase yields the protein MNYKIADLALADFGRKEIEMAEIEMPGLIALRNKYGKEKPLAGARVTGSLHMTVQTAVLIETLIELGASIRWASCNIFSTQDHAAAAIAAAGIPVFAWKGETLEEYWWCTLHALTWEGANAPDLIVDDGGDATMMVHQGYRLEEEYAKTGILPEVDSDDPEMCIVQELLISGIKDYPQKWHKMVKKLRGVSEETTTGVHRLHQMLETGALLFPAINVNDSVTKSKFDNLYGCRESLADGIKRGTDIMVSGKIVMICGYGDVGKGCAQSMRGFGARVIISEIDPICALQAAMEGYEVNALDNVVEYADIFVTATGNCDVIRVDHIMKMKDHAIVCNIGHFDNEIQVHKLYSLLGVQKINIKPQVDKILLPNDKAIILLSEGRLVNLGNATGHPSFVMSCSFTNQVLAQIALWQDEHEIGVYTLPKILDEEVARLHLDKLGVELTRLTVRQSQYINVPVEGPYKPENYRY